One part of the Sorangiineae bacterium MSr11954 genome encodes these proteins:
- a CDS encoding alpha/beta hydrolase, whose product MRDSNEAGTPAWELPGVFHFEGQPIRYGSLGDGSPLVLLHGTPFSSIVWRRIAPYLAVHRRVFYFDLLGYGRSEMRAGQDVSLGVQNRLFAALLDHWGLDRPDVIAHDFGGTTALRTHLLNGRNYRSLTLIDPVAIGPSGSALVQHARQHEAVFAGVPAYIHSAILRAYIGGAAYRPLSEDVLQLYMAPWLGAEGQPAFYRQIAQMSDRYTDEIEHRYNEIRCPVAILWGARDAWIPTERGRALAQRIPNSTLRVVPDAGHLVQEDAPEAIVATVLDFLPKVR is encoded by the coding sequence ATGCGTGACTCCAATGAAGCGGGCACACCTGCCTGGGAGCTGCCGGGCGTCTTCCACTTCGAAGGACAGCCGATCCGCTACGGTTCACTCGGAGATGGGAGTCCGCTCGTTCTCCTTCATGGCACGCCGTTTTCGTCCATCGTCTGGCGGCGAATTGCCCCCTACCTCGCCGTGCATCGGCGGGTATTCTATTTCGACTTGCTTGGATATGGGCGCTCGGAGATGCGCGCCGGCCAAGACGTCTCCTTGGGCGTCCAGAATCGACTCTTCGCGGCCCTCCTCGATCACTGGGGCCTGGACCGCCCGGACGTCATCGCCCATGACTTCGGGGGAACGACGGCGCTCCGCACCCACCTTTTGAATGGCCGAAATTATCGCTCGCTGACCCTGATCGATCCGGTCGCCATCGGCCCCTCGGGCTCGGCGCTCGTCCAACACGCCAGGCAGCACGAAGCGGTCTTCGCCGGCGTTCCGGCGTACATTCATAGCGCCATTTTGCGCGCCTACATCGGAGGCGCTGCATACCGTCCGCTGTCGGAAGACGTCCTGCAGCTGTACATGGCTCCCTGGCTGGGCGCCGAAGGCCAACCCGCCTTCTACCGGCAAATCGCCCAAATGAGCGATCGCTACACGGACGAAATCGAACATCGCTACAACGAAATCCGCTGCCCCGTTGCCATCCTATGGGGCGCGCGCGACGCATGGATCCCCACCGAACGAGGGCGCGCCCTCGCCCAGCGGATTCCCAACTCCACGCTCCGTGTGGTCCCCGATGCCGGCCACCTCGTGCAAGAGGACGCCCCGGAGGCCATCGTGGCCACCGTGCTCGATTTTCTTCCAAAGGTTCGGTAA
- a CDS encoding GNAT family N-acetyltransferase, translated as MRMPVLETPRLAIRPFHLDDLAACHALLDANGGEESGSLEERERWLRWTLLNYGELERLHQPPYGDRAVIHRASGLLIGSCGLVPCLLPRVPAPHARARAHAKRFVPEVGLYYAFSRGERGKGYATEAAGALIDWAMRELHLQRILAMTTYENARSRRVMERLGMRIYENPDPDPPWLQIVGILESDADSSELDV; from the coding sequence ATGCGCATGCCCGTCCTCGAGACACCCCGCCTCGCCATTCGGCCGTTCCACCTCGACGACCTTGCGGCATGCCACGCGCTCTTGGATGCCAACGGTGGCGAAGAGAGTGGATCGCTCGAAGAGCGGGAACGCTGGCTGCGCTGGACCCTCCTCAATTACGGGGAGCTCGAACGTCTTCATCAACCGCCATACGGCGATCGGGCCGTGATTCACCGAGCGAGCGGGCTCCTCATCGGTTCGTGCGGGCTCGTGCCGTGCCTTCTTCCAAGGGTTCCTGCGCCCCACGCGCGCGCCCGGGCGCACGCGAAGCGGTTCGTTCCGGAGGTTGGCCTCTATTACGCATTTTCGCGCGGCGAGCGCGGAAAGGGCTACGCGACCGAAGCGGCCGGAGCCCTGATCGACTGGGCGATGCGCGAGCTTCATCTGCAGCGCATCCTCGCGATGACGACCTATGAAAATGCCCGTTCGCGGCGGGTGATGGAACGGCTCGGGATGCGGATCTACGAAAATCCCGATCCGGATCCGCCGTGGCTCCAGATCGTGGGGATCTTGGAGAGCGACGCGGATTCGTCCGAGCTCGACGTCTAG